One window from the genome of Acidihalobacter ferrooxydans encodes:
- a CDS encoding DUF4124 domain-containing protein produces the protein MKLRTVIIGTFSVALLTFAMTAHAKIYRWVGADGVVHFSQLPPDNGQKATQISDTPISVTSGPPAAATSTTKAPASGKDNTQQAASQKKNAQTNTASVQRACAAARTNLTALQSGKRVKERLPDGTTKWLDEAQRTKRLQQTRSFIDKHCK, from the coding sequence ATGAAGCTCCGGACCGTGATCATCGGCACGTTTAGCGTCGCCCTGCTGACATTTGCCATGACTGCCCACGCGAAAATCTATCGCTGGGTCGGCGCTGATGGTGTGGTCCATTTCTCGCAGCTCCCACCCGACAACGGGCAGAAAGCGACGCAAATCTCTGACACGCCAATCTCTGTCACGTCGGGTCCGCCTGCCGCAGCGACAAGCACGACAAAGGCGCCCGCGAGCGGCAAAGACAATACCCAGCAGGCCGCCAGCCAGAAAAAAAACGCCCAGACCAACACCGCGAGCGTGCAGCGCGCCTGCGCGGCGGCGCGCACCAATCTTACGGCCCTGCAGTCTGGCAAACGCGTAAAGGAACGGTTGCCTGACGGCACCACGAAATGGTTGGACGAGGCGCAACGTACAAAACGTCTGCAGCAAACCCGCAGTTTCATCGACAAGCACTGCAAATAA
- a CDS encoding TolC family protein: protein MRIAVNYSRTLSVAGLLVVGLWGGSAVAAQAPAGTLTFEQAWAAALAQTPAMLKARAQVAEATGAVKEARGHLLPKLDASFTGSGSNNGLNVFGMKLQQGNATYNDFGAGGYTGPASLFNKPANLNDPGWYRNYESKVQLQIPVYNGGKVWAYLHKAQAYLSAARSGDTAARQKLTLQVLQAYEGVRAAQAFVGVANKAEAAAESYVQITNKLYKRGVVSRNDQLRADLNLGNAKLRASEARAQLAKAIEQLRVLTGLPDSEPIKVAQALHVKVPDASLAELQREALVDNPGIRALGLQLQGAQAGVQAAQADYLPHFNIVVSHQWDDASFGIGGRPSSTVAGVLTWNLFDFGARSGALDQAQAKTNLQTAKLRSAQDQLRLKINSAWHDVRLAKERVQVRKLAIRQSKEALRLERLRYEKGVATMTELLATQAELDKARGDLVKAQYQEIMQRAGLLLGIGRLTPHAISARAS, encoded by the coding sequence ATGCGCATAGCAGTGAATTACTCTCGAACACTCAGTGTGGCCGGTTTGCTGGTGGTGGGTCTGTGGGGCGGCAGTGCGGTCGCCGCTCAGGCTCCGGCCGGCACATTGACTTTCGAGCAGGCATGGGCGGCAGCGCTTGCGCAAACGCCCGCAATGCTCAAAGCAAGGGCGCAGGTGGCGGAGGCGACCGGCGCTGTCAAGGAGGCGCGGGGACATCTGCTGCCGAAACTGGACGCTTCGTTCACCGGTAGCGGGTCGAACAACGGCTTGAATGTGTTCGGAATGAAGTTGCAGCAGGGGAACGCAACCTATAACGATTTTGGCGCGGGTGGGTACACCGGCCCGGCATCGTTGTTCAACAAGCCTGCCAACCTGAACGATCCGGGCTGGTATCGAAACTACGAGAGCAAGGTGCAGTTGCAGATTCCGGTCTACAACGGCGGGAAGGTCTGGGCCTATCTGCACAAGGCGCAGGCGTATTTGAGCGCAGCGCGCAGCGGCGATACGGCGGCGCGCCAGAAGCTGACGCTACAGGTGTTGCAGGCCTACGAGGGTGTGCGGGCAGCGCAGGCGTTTGTCGGTGTTGCCAACAAGGCCGAGGCGGCGGCTGAATCTTATGTGCAGATTACCAATAAGCTGTATAAGCGCGGCGTGGTTTCGCGCAACGATCAGTTGCGCGCCGATTTGAATCTGGGCAACGCAAAATTGCGTGCTAGCGAAGCGCGCGCGCAACTGGCCAAGGCGATCGAACAACTGCGGGTGCTGACAGGGCTGCCGGACAGCGAGCCGATCAAGGTGGCGCAGGCTCTTCACGTGAAGGTGCCGGATGCGTCGCTGGCTGAATTGCAGCGCGAAGCGTTGGTTGACAACCCGGGGATTCGCGCACTCGGTTTGCAGTTGCAGGGTGCCCAGGCCGGTGTGCAAGCGGCGCAGGCGGATTATCTGCCGCACTTCAATATCGTGGTCAGTCATCAGTGGGATGATGCGTCGTTCGGCATTGGCGGGCGTCCGTCAAGCACGGTAGCCGGCGTGCTGACGTGGAATCTGTTCGACTTCGGCGCGCGCAGCGGCGCGCTCGATCAGGCGCAGGCAAAAACCAATCTGCAGACGGCAAAACTGCGCTCGGCGCAGGACCAGTTGCGACTGAAGATCAATTCGGCCTGGCATGACGTGCGTCTGGCGAAAGAGCGGGTGCAGGTACGCAAGTTGGCCATCAGGCAGTCCAAAGAGGCGTTGCGGCTGGAACGGCTGCGCTACGAAAAAGGCGTGGCGACGATGACGGAACTGTTGGCGACACAGGCAGAACTGGACAAGGCGCGAGGCGATCTGGTGAAGGCTCAATATCAGGAAATCATGCAGCGAGCAGGCCTGTTGCTGGGTATTGGCCGTCTGACGCCGCATGCGATCAGCGCCCGCGCATCTTGA
- a CDS encoding phenylpyruvate tautomerase MIF-related protein, whose protein sequence is MPLLSIETNHALPPDAAEALLVAASRRLAELLGKPERYVMVRLTHNPMMRFGGSAAPLAYLECKSLGLPEQRTTELSAALCELLADHAAIPAARIYIEFAAPQRHLWGYDGATF, encoded by the coding sequence ATGCCCCTGCTCAGCATTGAAACCAATCATGCGCTCCCGCCGGACGCGGCCGAGGCCCTGCTCGTCGCAGCATCACGCCGCCTCGCAGAACTTCTCGGGAAACCCGAGCGTTATGTCATGGTGCGTCTCACGCACAACCCGATGATGCGTTTTGGCGGCTCCGCGGCGCCACTGGCTTACCTTGAATGCAAGAGCCTGGGTCTGCCGGAGCAGCGCACGACCGAACTGTCTGCCGCACTCTGCGAACTGCTGGCTGACCATGCCGCCATCCCGGCAGCACGCATCTACATCGAATTTGCCGCACCGCAACGGCATCTGTGGGGTTACGACGGCGCGACATTCTGA
- a CDS encoding efflux RND transporter periplasmic adaptor subunit, with the protein MQKRIFGWLTVAGMAVALAGCGHSSTDTAKTQGATAQINAQVVTLNTQSLPIYATFPGSVSSSDQVQIASRLTGYVRKVYVHEGQQVKQGALLLRIDPNEAFNAIQQAKAAVAKAQAALSEAKANYDRYQALYQQNAVPEQQFQQFELAYKVAKGNLASAQSALRTANSQWSYSDVRAPFAGVVVSKMIDAGQLATPGQPLLTLQSSGHMQVQVQVDSQAFGHLHLGQSIPVTFDGADFKPHTVQGIVERMVSAADPMTHTHTVKIGLPENSGATSGDYARVRVSLGDQSGILVPESAVRRRAGIEGVFVVGKKGLAAFHMVRLGEKMGDKVVVLAGLVAGDRVVTSAQGDLFNGVKIKGDGA; encoded by the coding sequence ATGCAGAAACGGATATTCGGATGGTTGACGGTGGCCGGCATGGCCGTGGCGTTGGCGGGTTGCGGGCATTCCTCGACGGATACGGCAAAGACGCAGGGTGCCACCGCGCAAATCAACGCGCAGGTCGTCACTCTAAACACGCAATCGCTGCCGATCTATGCGACGTTCCCTGGCAGTGTGTCTTCCTCGGATCAGGTGCAGATTGCATCGCGCCTGACAGGCTACGTGCGCAAAGTGTATGTGCATGAGGGCCAGCAGGTGAAGCAGGGCGCGCTTTTGCTCAGGATCGACCCGAACGAGGCGTTCAATGCCATCCAGCAGGCCAAGGCGGCTGTCGCCAAGGCGCAGGCGGCGTTGTCCGAGGCCAAGGCGAACTATGACCGCTATCAGGCGCTGTACCAGCAGAATGCGGTTCCGGAACAGCAGTTTCAGCAATTCGAGTTGGCCTACAAGGTCGCCAAGGGCAATCTCGCCTCTGCGCAGTCGGCCCTGCGTACTGCGAATTCGCAATGGAGTTACTCCGATGTGCGCGCCCCGTTCGCGGGCGTAGTGGTGAGCAAGATGATCGATGCCGGACAGTTGGCGACGCCCGGCCAACCGCTGCTGACGCTGCAGAGTTCGGGGCACATGCAGGTGCAGGTGCAGGTCGATAGCCAGGCTTTCGGTCATCTGCATCTGGGGCAATCAATTCCGGTGACGTTTGATGGCGCCGATTTCAAGCCGCATACGGTGCAGGGTATCGTCGAGCGCATGGTCAGTGCGGCCGACCCGATGACGCACACCCATACCGTCAAGATCGGCTTGCCGGAGAACAGCGGCGCGACCAGTGGCGACTATGCCCGCGTGCGGGTCAGCCTCGGCGACCAGTCGGGCATTCTCGTGCCTGAGTCAGCCGTGCGCAGACGCGCCGGCATCGAGGGGGTGTTCGTCGTCGGCAAGAAGGGTCTGGCGGCATTCCATATGGTGCGGCTGGGCGAAAAGATGGGCGACAAGGTGGTTGTGCTCGCAGGTCTGGTGGCGGGTGACCGCGTTGTGACCAGCGCACAGGGCGATCTGTTCAACGGTGTCAAGATCAAGGGTGACGGGGCATGA
- a CDS encoding efflux RND transporter permease subunit has product MSAADGNTPLNLAGRLAKSFLSSKITALIMLALTLFGLMAISVTPRLYNPEIVVPAASIYVMRPGDSPSEIQNQVVRPLEALMASLKGVEHTYGYAVNDMGVVTVQFHVGANEEQSLLLLYNQLSRNMDRLPPGTMQPLVKSIGINDVPVLGVTLSSNTLNGMQLRELGERFLEQLRSVPDVGNSTVIGGQRKAVRINIDPHRLANAGLSMSAVIKLLKASNVVMPAGDLVNSNKQYALRVNAAFSGIGQLGDLIVGQANHKPVYLKDVATVSIGPLNDNQFTSLTYGPATPGVRVGDPRQAVTLAIGKRAGANAVTVANNVLSKLHQLERDALPQGVHVTVTRDYGSRANDAVNTLMEHLLIAIAVVSFILLFFLGWREAIIVTMTVPLTLFVVLGVGWMIGQTINRISLFALILSLGLMVDAAIVVIENIHRHVHHGAGGKDFGALLVDATNEIGNPTNIATIAVILAFVPMAFVSGMMGPFMRPIPINVPVAMIASLVLAYIVVPWTAYRWLKGKALKAIAHRQTLEDEPQAKDWLHRSYVAVVGPLLRGRGKRNVFFLVVIVLLVLSMLMPLWQFIRPSGMNGPISPLGVNLQMLPDGNVSTFTIEVDTPAGTALDATNRVALAVGQVLSRDRYVKNYETYLGRTGPLSFAGMVRGDAMRRGSNLAQIVVNIVGRHGRPHTSVVATGVWNALKPVRKAFPHAHIKLYMTPPGPPVRAQVLAELYGPNYAKLRSTAKIIEADFHKAYGVINIDDSVTATAPEYLIRVDQRKAMLAGVAPAQVAKLVHDYVVGADIGTLREQHSPEPVKIVVRLKRADRAWIQQIQDLTITNRQGKQVSLAGIVHIEPSSVAKPIMTRDQHPVVYVMGDMLNASPVYATLTLNKMLDNVTLPNGVHLTTSNLGFMSAQPNDITHYQLLWGGDMRLTLNVFRDLGAAFIVALVFIYLLLVAYYQSFMLPVIVMGAIPLTLIGIFPGHWLFHMPFNATSMIGFIALAGIVVRNSLLLIDFILEYRREGYSLAESVLEAGAVRFRPILLTALAIMFGSAIMVSDPVFGGLAISLIFGTFASTMLTLVVIPLMYYLWQRREDRKHPDATV; this is encoded by the coding sequence ATGAGCGCAGCGGACGGTAATACGCCGCTCAATCTGGCTGGGCGGCTGGCCAAGAGCTTTCTGAGTTCCAAGATCACCGCGTTGATCATGCTGGCGCTGACGCTGTTCGGCCTGATGGCGATCAGCGTGACGCCGCGACTTTACAACCCGGAAATCGTGGTGCCGGCGGCGTCGATTTACGTGATGCGGCCCGGCGATTCGCCGAGCGAAATACAGAACCAGGTCGTGCGCCCGCTGGAGGCGCTGATGGCGAGCCTCAAGGGCGTGGAGCACACCTACGGCTATGCGGTCAACGACATGGGCGTGGTGACCGTGCAGTTCCACGTTGGCGCCAACGAGGAGCAGAGCCTGCTGCTGCTCTATAACCAGTTATCGCGCAATATGGACCGGCTGCCACCGGGCACCATGCAGCCCCTGGTCAAGAGCATCGGAATCAACGACGTGCCGGTGCTGGGCGTGACGCTGAGTTCGAACACGCTCAACGGCATGCAGTTGCGTGAACTGGGCGAGCGTTTTCTCGAACAACTGCGCAGCGTGCCTGACGTTGGCAACAGCACGGTGATCGGTGGTCAGCGCAAGGCCGTGCGGATCAACATCGATCCCCATCGGCTGGCGAACGCCGGGCTGAGCATGAGCGCTGTGATCAAGTTGCTCAAGGCCTCCAACGTGGTAATGCCGGCTGGCGATCTGGTCAACAGCAACAAGCAGTATGCGCTGCGTGTCAACGCGGCATTCAGCGGGATCGGCCAGTTGGGCGATCTGATCGTCGGGCAGGCCAATCACAAGCCGGTGTATCTGAAGGATGTCGCCACGGTCAGCATAGGGCCGTTGAATGACAATCAATTCACGAGCCTGACCTATGGGCCGGCAACGCCCGGCGTGCGGGTCGGCGATCCGCGCCAGGCGGTGACGCTGGCGATCGGCAAGCGGGCGGGTGCCAATGCCGTGACGGTCGCCAACAATGTGCTGAGCAAGCTGCATCAGCTCGAACGCGATGCCTTGCCGCAGGGTGTGCATGTCACGGTCACGCGCGATTATGGCAGCCGGGCCAATGATGCGGTCAACACGCTGATGGAGCATTTGCTCATTGCCATCGCGGTGGTGTCATTTATCCTGCTGTTTTTCCTGGGTTGGCGCGAGGCGATCATCGTCACGATGACCGTGCCGCTGACCTTGTTCGTGGTCCTGGGCGTGGGCTGGATGATCGGGCAGACGATCAACCGTATCTCGCTATTCGCTCTGATCCTTTCGCTCGGTCTGATGGTCGACGCGGCCATCGTGGTGATCGAGAACATTCATCGCCATGTGCATCACGGCGCTGGCGGCAAGGACTTCGGCGCCCTGCTGGTCGATGCCACCAACGAAATCGGCAATCCGACCAACATCGCGACCATCGCGGTGATCCTGGCCTTCGTGCCGATGGCCTTCGTCTCCGGCATGATGGGGCCGTTCATGCGCCCGATCCCGATCAATGTGCCGGTGGCCATGATCGCGTCCCTGGTGCTGGCCTACATCGTGGTGCCGTGGACCGCCTATCGCTGGCTCAAAGGCAAGGCGCTCAAGGCAATTGCCCACCGGCAGACACTGGAAGACGAGCCGCAGGCCAAGGACTGGCTGCATCGCAGCTATGTGGCGGTCGTGGGGCCGCTGTTGCGTGGTCGCGGCAAGCGCAACGTGTTCTTCCTCGTGGTCATCGTGCTGCTGGTGCTGTCGATGCTGATGCCGTTGTGGCAGTTTATTCGTCCTTCTGGCATGAATGGGCCGATCAGTCCGCTGGGTGTGAATTTGCAGATGCTGCCCGACGGCAACGTGAGCACGTTCACCATCGAGGTCGATACGCCGGCCGGCACGGCACTGGACGCAACCAACCGGGTGGCCCTCGCGGTCGGTCAGGTGCTCTCGCGAGATCGTTACGTCAAGAATTACGAAACCTATCTCGGTCGCACCGGCCCGTTGAGTTTTGCCGGCATGGTGCGTGGCGACGCGATGCGTCGTGGCTCAAACCTGGCGCAGATCGTCGTCAACATCGTTGGCCGTCATGGGCGACCGCATACCAGCGTGGTTGCGACCGGCGTCTGGAACGCGCTCAAACCGGTACGCAAGGCCTTCCCGCATGCGCATATCAAGCTGTACATGACACCGCCGGGTCCGCCGGTACGTGCGCAGGTGCTGGCTGAACTCTATGGGCCGAATTACGCAAAACTGCGCTCGACGGCAAAAATTATCGAGGCGGATTTCCACAAGGCCTACGGCGTCATCAATATCGATGATTCGGTTACCGCAACGGCGCCGGAGTATCTGATTCGCGTCGATCAGCGCAAAGCCATGCTGGCCGGCGTGGCTCCGGCGCAGGTCGCCAAATTGGTGCATGACTACGTCGTCGGCGCCGACATCGGCACACTGCGTGAACAGCATTCGCCGGAACCGGTCAAAATCGTCGTGCGTCTCAAGCGGGCGGACCGCGCCTGGATTCAACAGATCCAGGATCTGACGATCACCAACCGGCAGGGCAAGCAGGTTTCGCTGGCCGGCATCGTGCATATCGAGCCGTCCAGTGTGGCCAAGCCGATCATGACCCGCGACCAGCATCCGGTGGTCTATGTCATGGGCGATATGCTCAATGCCAGCCCCGTCTACGCCACGCTGACGCTGAACAAGATGCTCGACAACGTGACGCTGCCCAACGGGGTGCACCTGACAACGTCGAATCTCGGTTTCATGAGCGCACAGCCGAACGATATCACCCACTATCAGTTGCTGTGGGGTGGTGACATGCGGCTGACACTGAATGTGTTCCGCGATCTGGGTGCGGCCTTCATCGTGGCTCTGGTCTTCATTTACCTGCTGCTGGTCGCGTACTACCAGTCGTTCATGCTGCCGGTTATCGTAATGGGCGCGATTCCGTTGACCCTGATCGGCATTTTCCCCGGACACTGGTTGTTCCATATGCCGTTCAACGCCACATCAATGATCGGTTTCATCGCTCTGGCAGGTATCGTGGTGCGTAACTCGCTGCTGTTGATCGACTTTATTCTCGAATATCGCCGCGAAGGCTATTCGCTGGCGGAGTCGGTGCTGGAGGCTGGCGCGGTGCGTTTTCGTCCGATTCTGTTGACCGCGCTGGCGATCATGTTCGGCTCGGCAATCATGGTCAGCGATCCGGTGTTCGGCGGTTTGGCTATATCACTGATTTTCGGCACGTTCGCCTCGACCATGCTGACTCTGGTGGTGATCCCCTTGATGTATTACCTGTGGCAGCGGCGTGAGGATCGCAAGCATCCTGATGCGACGGTTTGA